GAGTTTGGACATGAACCTACAAAGGTTAAGGGCTTTGATAACTTATATGTTGTTGAAATTGATCCACAGAAAGCGATGGAAGAATATAAAGAAAAGTTAAAGGCTCAAATTGAAGAAAATCCATTCTTAGGAGAGATGTTAGAGGACCAATTAGAGATGGCTGCCCTCTCACCAGGAACTGATGAAAGTGCTGCTTTTGATGTATTTTTAAAGTATATGGATAATAATGAATTTGATGTAGTTATATTTGATACTGCTCCAACAGGACACACTTTAAGATTTTTAGGAATGCCAGAAGTTATGGACAAGTATATGACTAAAATGATTAAATTAAGGAAGCAGATGAGTGGTTTTATGAAGATGATGAAAAAATTCCTACCATTTGGAGGAAAAGATGAAGATATTGACTATGACAAAATGTTAGAAGAATTAGAGAAGATGAAAGAGAGAATAGTTAGAGCAAGAAAAATATTATCAGATCCAGAAAGAACTGCTTTTAGATTGGTAGTTATTCCTGAGGAGATGAGT
The Methanocaldococcus sp. DNA segment above includes these coding regions:
- a CDS encoding TRC40/GET3/ArsA family transport-energizing ATPase — translated: MLSKIKDSINSLRGITEKKLEKKDGTKYIMFGGKGGVGKTTMSAATGVYLAQKGLKVVIVSTDPAHSLRDIFEQEFGHEPTKVKGFDNLYVVEIDPQKAMEEYKEKLKAQIEENPFLGEMLEDQLEMAALSPGTDESAAFDVFLKYMDNNEFDVVIFDTAPTGHTLRFLGMPEVMDKYMTKMIKLRKQMSGFMKMMKKFLPFGGKDEDIDYDKMLEELEKMKERIVRARKILSDPERTAFRLVVIPEEMSILESERAMKALQKYGIPIDAVIVNQLIPEDVQCDFCRARRELQLKRLEMIKEKFGDKVIAYVPLLRTEAKGIETLKEIAKILYGDEEKGEQKVTAQ